One window of Polynucleobacter sp. HIN5 genomic DNA carries:
- a CDS encoding formate dehydrogenase, whose protein sequence is MDSKKPEANQKAKSSRRTFFIGAGVTVGAAAVASQTPLGQAVVQNVAEAVTTKPDGYHLSAHIKKYYQTTLV, encoded by the coding sequence ATGGACAGCAAAAAACCAGAAGCAAATCAAAAAGCAAAATCCTCGCGTCGCACATTTTTTATTGGCGCAGGAGTCACAGTTGGTGCAGCTGCGGTTGCTTCCCAAACTCCATTAGGGCAAGCCGTTGTTCAAAATGTTGCTGAGGCGGTCACTACGAAACCAGATGGCTATCACCTTTCCGCACACATTAAGAAGTACTACCAAACAACGCTCGTTTAA
- a CDS encoding formate dehydrogenase subunit gamma, translating into MNASFGSVMRSILLVASLAISSFSFAQQGTAQSPTPQKVESVNIMDVGRSPNATSQAAIEAGKNQPGNNAPIWRAVNSETVNYVSIPNKEAGVLIQKTGQEWRLIRNGVITVYGAWLLTIALCGIVAMYVVKGTIKLHEPMSGRKIQRFTLLERITHWTMAFTFVALAFTGIMILWGKHFLLPLTGPAFFGAFLLVCKNVHNFVGPAFTVSIVVFFILFVRRNLPEKGDMAWALGFGGLISGKHIPAGFFNFGEKFWFWVGMVILGSAVSASGWVLDMIVPFIQIEYWRGTMQIANIIHGVGAILMTALAFGHIYIGTIGMQGSIDAMKTGYCDETWAKEHHELWYKKLGKG; encoded by the coding sequence ATGAATGCATCATTTGGCTCGGTAATGCGATCTATTCTGTTGGTAGCAAGTCTTGCCATCAGTTCTTTTAGTTTTGCTCAGCAAGGAACCGCTCAGTCACCAACCCCGCAAAAAGTGGAGTCAGTCAACATCATGGATGTTGGTAGATCTCCAAATGCAACTTCGCAAGCTGCGATTGAGGCAGGAAAAAATCAACCGGGCAATAATGCGCCAATATGGAGAGCGGTCAATAGTGAAACAGTGAACTATGTTTCTATTCCTAATAAAGAAGCCGGTGTATTAATTCAAAAGACGGGTCAAGAGTGGCGTTTAATCCGTAACGGTGTGATTACTGTCTATGGAGCTTGGTTATTAACCATTGCTTTATGTGGCATTGTTGCTATGTATGTCGTCAAGGGTACGATTAAATTACATGAACCAATGTCGGGCCGCAAGATTCAACGCTTCACGTTGCTGGAGCGTATAACGCATTGGACCATGGCCTTTACCTTTGTTGCTCTGGCTTTTACGGGCATCATGATCCTTTGGGGTAAGCATTTCTTATTGCCATTAACAGGACCAGCATTCTTTGGAGCCTTTTTGCTTGTTTGCAAGAATGTGCATAACTTTGTGGGACCCGCTTTCACTGTGAGTATCGTGGTGTTCTTTATTCTTTTTGTTCGCAGAAACCTTCCAGAGAAGGGCGATATGGCGTGGGCGCTCGGATTTGGTGGTTTGATCTCAGGCAAGCATATTCCTGCTGGATTTTTTAACTTCGGTGAAAAATTCTGGTTTTGGGTAGGAATGGTGATTTTGGGCTCCGCAGTATCTGCATCCGGTTGGGTACTCGACATGATCGTCCCCTTTATCCAGATTGAATACTGGCGCGGCACCATGCAGATTGCCAACATTATTCATGGCGTAGGAGCCATTTTGATGACCGCGCTTGCGTTTGGGCATATTTACATTGGTACGATTGGTATGCAAGGTTCAATCGATGCCATGAAAACAGGGTATTGCGATGAGACCTGGGCCAAAGAGCATCATGAACTTTGGTACAAAAAATTAGGAAAGGGGTAA
- a CDS encoding formate dehydrogenase subunit alpha, whose protein sequence is MSLTRKSTSASSRVPSQLIGSLSRGLRSAVPTMDRRTFLKRSGIGVGAGIAATQLNMLQKANAAETKAMLDGKGKIEVKRTVCTHCSVGCAFDATVENGVWVRQDPVFESPINMGGACAKGAALREHGHGDYRLRTPMKLVDGKYQKISWDQALDEITAKMKDLRSKYTPDSIFFIGSSKYNNEQAYLLRKFVSLYGTNNTDHQARICHSTTVAGVANTWGYGAMTNSYNDMMNSKAALYIGSNAAEAHPVSMLHMLHAKENGCKVIVVDPRYTRTAAKSDQYVRIRSGTDIPFLFGVLYHIFQNGWEDKKYINDRVFGMDDIRKEVMEKWTPANVEEACGVPEAQVKKVAETMAKNRPGTIVWCMGQTQHTVGNAMVRASCILQLALGNIGVSGGGANIFRGHDNVQGATDVGPNPDSLPGYYGLAAGSWKHYAAVWGVDYEWIKGRYAPNMMEKSGTTVSRWVDAVLEKDDMVDQATAVKGVFFWGHAPNSQTRGLDMKRAMDKLDLLVVVDPYPSATAAMAAMPPAPGGAVNKNRAVYLLPTTTQFECSGSATASNRSVQWREKVIDPLFESVPDHVLMQAFADRLGFGKELSKNYKMLDSKFAGKNWKEPEVESILREINQAVWTIGYTGHTPERLKAHMRMMSVFDPKTLRSRGGKDPVSGYDTAGDYFGLPWPCFGNAALKHPGSPNLYDTSKHVMDGGGNFRANFGVEKDGKSLLAADGSFSKGADIKTGYPEVDHVFMKKLGWWNELTEDEKKAAEGKNWKTDLSGGIIRVTMKNHGCHPFGNAKARAVVWNFPDAIPIHREALYSTRPDMVAKYPTHDDVKTFWRLPTLFKTVQNKAIEDKLYEKFPIILTSGRLVEYEGGGEETRSNPWLAELQQENFVEINPSAAARRGIKNWDFVWVKSPTGAKIKVRALVTERVAPDTAFVPFHFSGWWEGKDLLDFYPKGAYPIVRGEAVNTGTTYGYDRVTMMQETKTTICQIEKAA, encoded by the coding sequence ATGAGCCTAACTCGCAAATCCACCTCAGCCTCTAGCCGGGTTCCTTCCCAATTGATCGGTAGCCTCTCGCGCGGACTGCGCTCAGCGGTACCGACCATGGATCGTCGAACATTCTTAAAACGTTCCGGTATTGGTGTTGGTGCTGGTATTGCTGCCACTCAATTGAACATGCTCCAAAAGGCTAATGCGGCCGAGACCAAGGCGATGCTCGATGGCAAAGGTAAGATTGAGGTAAAGCGCACAGTTTGTACCCATTGCTCAGTGGGATGTGCGTTTGATGCAACCGTTGAAAACGGGGTTTGGGTTCGTCAAGACCCTGTATTTGAGTCCCCCATCAACATGGGCGGCGCTTGTGCAAAGGGTGCGGCACTGCGCGAGCACGGTCATGGCGACTATCGCTTGCGTACCCCCATGAAATTAGTTGACGGCAAATACCAAAAAATTTCTTGGGACCAGGCGCTTGATGAAATTACCGCCAAAATGAAAGATCTGCGTTCAAAGTACACGCCAGACTCCATCTTTTTTATTGGCTCATCCAAGTACAACAACGAGCAAGCCTATTTGCTCCGTAAGTTTGTATCTCTTTACGGTACGAACAATACTGACCACCAAGCGCGTATCTGCCACTCCACCACGGTTGCGGGTGTAGCCAATACCTGGGGCTATGGTGCAATGACCAATAGCTATAACGACATGATGAACTCGAAGGCAGCGTTATATATCGGCTCGAACGCTGCTGAGGCGCACCCTGTATCCATGTTGCATATGCTGCATGCGAAAGAGAATGGTTGCAAAGTGATCGTGGTTGATCCACGCTATACCCGAACCGCCGCAAAATCCGATCAGTATGTGCGGATTCGTTCCGGTACTGATATCCCATTTCTCTTCGGTGTGCTGTATCACATCTTCCAAAATGGTTGGGAAGACAAGAAATACATCAACGACCGTGTCTTTGGCATGGATGACATTCGCAAAGAGGTGATGGAAAAGTGGACTCCAGCAAATGTCGAAGAGGCTTGCGGAGTTCCAGAGGCGCAGGTGAAGAAGGTTGCAGAAACCATGGCTAAGAATCGTCCAGGAACGATTGTTTGGTGTATGGGTCAAACGCAGCACACCGTTGGTAACGCTATGGTTCGTGCTTCTTGCATCTTGCAATTAGCACTTGGCAATATTGGTGTATCCGGTGGTGGCGCCAACATCTTCCGCGGTCACGATAATGTTCAAGGTGCTACTGACGTGGGCCCTAATCCTGATTCTTTGCCAGGCTACTATGGCCTTGCCGCTGGTTCGTGGAAACATTACGCGGCTGTGTGGGGTGTTGACTATGAGTGGATCAAAGGCCGCTATGCTCCCAATATGATGGAGAAGTCAGGTACCACCGTGTCTCGTTGGGTTGATGCCGTTCTTGAAAAAGACGATATGGTCGATCAAGCCACTGCAGTGAAGGGCGTGTTCTTCTGGGGCCATGCACCAAACTCCCAAACCCGTGGCTTAGATATGAAGCGCGCCATGGATAAATTGGATCTCCTCGTTGTGGTTGATCCTTATCCAAGTGCAACTGCAGCGATGGCAGCAATGCCTCCTGCTCCAGGTGGCGCAGTTAATAAAAACCGCGCAGTGTATTTGCTACCAACCACAACTCAATTTGAGTGCTCAGGCTCAGCGACCGCATCCAATCGTTCCGTGCAGTGGCGCGAAAAGGTCATTGATCCGCTCTTCGAGTCCGTTCCTGACCATGTCCTCATGCAAGCTTTTGCTGACCGCTTGGGCTTTGGAAAAGAGCTCTCGAAAAACTACAAGATGCTTGATTCCAAGTTTGCTGGCAAGAACTGGAAAGAGCCCGAAGTTGAATCCATTCTGCGCGAAATTAATCAAGCAGTTTGGACCATTGGTTACACCGGCCATACCCCAGAGCGCTTAAAGGCACACATGCGCATGATGAGTGTCTTTGATCCAAAGACCTTGCGTTCGCGTGGCGGTAAAGATCCTGTCAGTGGTTACGACACAGCAGGGGATTATTTTGGATTGCCATGGCCTTGCTTTGGTAATGCTGCCCTCAAACATCCTGGTTCACCTAACCTCTATGACACCAGTAAGCACGTGATGGATGGCGGCGGTAATTTCCGAGCTAATTTTGGTGTTGAGAAGGATGGTAAGTCGCTCTTGGCTGCTGATGGCTCGTTCTCGAAGGGCGCTGACATCAAGACTGGTTACCCAGAGGTCGACCATGTCTTCATGAAGAAATTAGGCTGGTGGAATGAGCTAACCGAAGATGAGAAAAAAGCCGCTGAAGGAAAGAACTGGAAGACTGACCTTTCTGGCGGAATCATCCGTGTCACCATGAAAAACCATGGCTGCCATCCGTTTGGAAATGCGAAGGCGCGTGCGGTGGTGTGGAACTTCCCAGATGCCATTCCAATTCACCGTGAAGCTCTTTATAGTACTCGTCCAGACATGGTTGCGAAGTACCCAACCCACGATGACGTGAAGACCTTCTGGCGCTTGCCGACTTTATTTAAGACAGTTCAAAACAAAGCAATCGAAGACAAGCTCTATGAAAAGTTCCCGATCATTCTGACCTCTGGTCGCTTGGTGGAGTACGAGGGTGGCGGTGAGGAAACTCGTTCGAACCCATGGCTTGCTGAGTTGCAGCAAGAGAACTTCGTGGAGATTAATCCAAGTGCAGCCGCTCGGCGTGGTATCAAAAATTGGGATTTTGTTTGGGTGAAATCGCCAACCGGTGCCAAGATCAAGGTACGCGCATTGGTCACTGAACGCGTTGCACCAGATACTGCCTTCGTGCCCTTCCACTTCTCAGGATGGTGGGAAGGCAAGGATCTGCTCGATTTTTATCCAAAAGGAGCGTATCCGATCGTTCGTGGTGAGGCTGTCAATACGGGTACCACCTACGGATATGACCGTGTCACCATGATGCAAGAAACCAAGACCACGATCTGTCAGATCGAAAAGGCTGCTTAA
- the fdh3B gene encoding formate dehydrogenase FDH3 subunit beta yields the protein MARMKFICDAERCIECNGCVTACKNENEVPWGVNRRRVVTINDGVVGAEKSISVACMHCADAPCMAVCPVDCFYRTDEGVVLHNKDTCIGCGYCSYACPFGAPQFPSSGTFGLRGKMDKCTFCSGGPEKNGSVAEFEKYGRNRLAEGKLPLCAELCSTKALIGGDGDVIADVFRTRVVKRMAAGKNAGADVFGWATAYGKPNAPAPAAKPAAGGKS from the coding sequence ATGGCAAGAATGAAATTTATCTGCGACGCAGAACGGTGTATTGAATGCAACGGTTGCGTTACAGCGTGTAAGAACGAGAACGAGGTCCCATGGGGTGTTAATCGCCGTCGTGTGGTAACCATTAATGATGGCGTGGTTGGTGCTGAGAAATCCATCTCAGTAGCCTGTATGCACTGTGCAGATGCACCATGTATGGCCGTATGCCCAGTCGATTGCTTTTATCGCACCGATGAGGGTGTGGTTCTCCATAATAAGGACACCTGCATTGGCTGCGGCTATTGCTCGTATGCCTGCCCATTTGGAGCACCTCAGTTCCCAAGCTCTGGCACATTTGGCTTACGCGGAAAGATGGATAAGTGCACCTTCTGCAGTGGCGGCCCCGAGAAAAACGGTAGCGTCGCTGAGTTTGAAAAATATGGCCGTAATCGCCTCGCTGAAGGTAAGTTGCCTTTGTGCGCAGAACTTTGCTCAACCAAAGCACTGATTGGTGGCGACGGTGATGTGATTGCCGATGTATTCCGTACTCGAGTTGTCAAGCGTATGGCTGCTGGCAAGAATGCTGGAGCGGATGTATTTGGTTGGGCAACTGCCTACGGTAAACCGAATGCTCCTGCACCTGCTGCTAAACCAGCTGCTGGAGGTAAATCATGA